One genomic region from Quercus robur chromosome 4, dhQueRobu3.1, whole genome shotgun sequence encodes:
- the LOC126721475 gene encoding uncharacterized protein LOC126721475, with amino-acid sequence MSVSHYPAEESSLMPKKVKVSNPLVLGFSDENKFGTIQPHDDALVVALKIRGYDVKRVMIDQGNGAEIMYPDLYKRLNLKPKNLTAYSSPLVSFEAKMVIPKGQIRLPMQTGSDVVEVYFIVIDAFSPYTAIMGRPWLHTLGAVSSTLHQKVKYPSGGQVLEIVGSQSIARQCLVAAIQHRPETEISATAESDL; translated from the coding sequence ATGTCGGTATCCCATTACCCAGCCGAGGAGTCTAGTTTAATGCCGAAGAAAGTCAAGGTAAGCAACCCACTAGTGTTAGGTTTTTCGGATGAGAACAAGTTTGGAACCATAcaaccccatgatgatgctttggtggttGCACTTAAAATTAGAGGGTACGACGTaaaaagggtgatgattgacCAAGGCAACGGAGCTGAAATAATGTATCCTGACCTATATAAGAGGCTAAATTTGAAACCTAAGAACCTAACAGCCTATAGTTCTCCTCTGGTAAGTTTTGAAGCTAAAATGGTTATTCCGAAAGGTCAGATCAGATTACCCATGCAAACCGGCTCAGATGTGGTAGAGGTGTACTTTATTGTTATAGATGCTTTCTCTCCATATACGGCCATTATGGGCAGACCCTGGCTTCATACCCTAGGAGCTGTCTCCTCCACTCTTCACCAAAAGGTGAAATATCCTTCGGGAGGCCAAGTTTTGGAAATTGTAGGAAGTCAGTCCATAGCCAGACAATGCCTAGTAGCGGCCATCCAACATCGGCCTGAGACAGAAATCTCGGCCACTGCTGAGAGCGACTTATAG